From Amycolatopsis sp. WQ 127309:
CACCACACGGTGTTCAGCGCGCTGGGTGATCACCTGCGGCCGGGCGACCTGCTGGTCGTCAACACGTCCGGGACGCTGCCCGCGGCGATCGACGCCCGTCGCGGCGGGCACGCGGTCGTCGTCCACTTCTCGACCGAGCTGGCCGACGGCGCGTGGGTGGTCGAGCTGCGCGCCCCCGGCGGCCCGCTGCTCGACGGCCGGCCGGGAGAGCGCCTGGACCTGCCCGGCGGCGCGTCGCTGACGCTGCTCGCCGAGCACGTCCCGGGTCAGGCCCGGCTGTGGCGGGCGGCCGCGTCGGTGCCGGTGCCCGGGTTGCTGGCCGCGAGCGGCCGCCCGATCCGCTACGGCTACGTCCCGCGCGCGTGGCCGCTGAGCGACTACCAGACGGTGTTCGCCCGCGAGCCGGGCAGCGCGGAGATGCCGTCGGCGGCCCGGCCGTTCACGGACGCGCTGGTCACCCGCCTGGTGACCGACGGCGTGCTGGTCGCGCCGCTGCTGCTGCACACGGGGGTGTCGTCGCTGGAGACGGGCGAGCCGCCCCAGGCCGAGCGCTTCCGGGTCCCCGCGACGACCGCCGCGCTG
This genomic window contains:
- a CDS encoding S-adenosylmethionine:tRNA ribosyltransferase-isomerase, producing MSVRFDLPGELSASAPPEARGVARDEVRLLVASPSAVHHTVFSALGDHLRPGDLLVVNTSGTLPAAIDARRGGHAVVVHFSTELADGAWVVELRAPGGPLLDGRPGERLDLPGGASLTLLAEHVPGQARLWRAAASVPVPGLLAASGRPIRYGYVPRAWPLSDYQTVFAREPGSAEMPSAARPFTDALVTRLVTDGVLVAPLLLHTGVSSLETGEPPQAERFRVPATTAALVSWVRARDGRVIAVGTTAARALESAFDGPAEGWTDLVLGPDRPARVVDGIVTGLHAPDASHLLLLEAVAGPELVQRAYDAAVERRYLWHEFGDVSLLLRR